The Coffea arabica cultivar ET-39 chromosome 6e, Coffea Arabica ET-39 HiFi, whole genome shotgun sequence genome contains the following window.
aataaatagataatgcAGTTAGTTAGCAGATAGTTGCAGAAGTGCATATGtggattttctttgatttcctGCCATCTCTGGGAAAATGAACAAGACTTGCTCTAGTCCCGGCAGAGGACAATATGCAACTATTGACAGCAAATGCAAGTGATCTTCTGGTTCGGTGCCTTTTTATGGTACTTGAAACTTTTTTACTTTTCCCACCGTCAACTCACCAGTTCTGATCATTGTCGATCTGTCTGGATCAGGTTGGCAATACAGGCACTACTGCTTGTCAGAGGAGACAGAAAAAAGTAGTACCATCTCCCGCTTCCAAGGCAGTGATTGATAGTGAAAGTGATTAATTAACTGCCATGAACTTGACATCGACTATCACCAGCAAAAGACATAACATGGTCTCGTTATCATCATAAAATTTAAGCATGATAATATCTAGCCAACAGAATAATTCGAAACAAAAGCATACCAACAATATCCTTTGAATCAGACAATGATTCATGGAAGATGTTATCAGTCACCATCAGTTTCTCTTCAGAAATGAGGTGCACCACCAATCATTGGTTAGGATACGCgaatggcccaagtaattgagCCCATCCTACTTGGAAAACACACCTCAAGTTTATGCGGTTTCAAACATGGCAGAAATCGTTGCAAAATCAAGACCGTCACAACAGGACTCAAATACAATTAAGatttaagaaaagaaagggaaagaaaatgtTGTAATTTAGTCCAAGAAGGCCTCAAAGCTACATGTACACATATTGTGATCCTTTGAAGTAATCAAAGAGCATATACAAACCACCCTCCCGAGAGGCTTCCCCATATGACAACCATTGCATGCTGTCCAATGAAATAAGGGTATTACATGGTTAGctgtcaaaagaaaaaaaaaaataacaaggcAATTCTACTCCTGATAATGTGTAGGGCTCCATGTTTGtatagagggaaaaaaaaaatcatctccAGGGTTTGCTAAATCTCTTCTGGTTAGTATACAGGTTTAGACATGTTCCTCGCCATAGGTTTCCTCATGGCCATCTCCGTTTTCTTTGCTCAGCTTAGATTTTGGTAACAAGAATGAAGACTGTCTGGAAGACGTTATCACTGATTGTTGCTGGGAATGTAAATTAAGGTATGTGTAGAAAGACATACCCCCAAGAGCAAACATTGCTCCCAAAATACTAGTAAGTCCTGGGTTAGAGCCAAATATGAGGAAGCCACCAAGAAGAATAACACATGTTTTGAACTGTCCAAGGACCACATGGGTGGTTGCAGAAGTAGCCCTGTGTTAGCGTTGGGAGAGGAAGAACGCACAATTAGTCACAAATAACACATATGTCCAAACAAGTAAACCAcatgtttttgttttttcaaccAAAGCTAAAGCCAAAGCCAAACAACAAATCTAATAAGAAATTTTAACAGCTAAAGCCTGATAAAAGTTTTATCGTCGCCTTAAACTGTGTCAGCTAAAGCAGTCAAATTGTAGGAGGAGTTTGCAGAAGTAAAATCAAAACTATAAGCATCACTTACCCAAGTGCCAAGGCACCTGACCACTGAAGCAAGAAACCAAGAAAAGCAGAACCACCAATAATTGCAGAATTATGAAAGTTCCAATTAAAGGAAAGGACCCCAGGTGGATCAAGTGAAGGCATCATCATCAGCAAAAAGAACAAAGTGATAGGTGTCGTCTTCCACATCAACCTGCACATTTATCTTATCTGAAAATATATTCTTATAATAGATTGTCGAAGAACAAACacaaagaatttttttaaaaaaaaaaattccaaggccctaggtttttgaaaatttttgccACAGAAATGAAGAAACCAATTCAACATAGAGATTATGATAATTTTTTCTTTGGTAACAGCAAACAATGATTACAGCTCAAGAGCTGATCGTGAtacaaataaaagaagaaacagaaCTTGAAACCTTCTAACAACTTCAGAATAAAAACCAAAGCAAAGTAAGATTATTTTGGCCAATGATGTTCACAAGTAATTACTTTTGCACAGAGAAATTTTGGACACTAATGACAAACCaaatctcatgaaaatttaatttgtttggatgaaaAGCAACAATTATAACCGCTTGAAACAAACAATCCTAAAGTTCAAcacaaagaaaacaaagaaaaagaaaaagagactaAACAGAGATTTAGCAGGATTATGTAGCATACGCCATAGCAGTCCAGTTCTCCTGTTGCTGAAGATTGGACCAAAGTATCTTATTGATTGCACTAGGTATTATCCACGCCAATGCAACACAAGCACCAAAAAGATGAAATTGAAGATCGGTCACGGTTGCAACAGAAACGCCAATAGAAACTACAGCAAGTGCAAGAACCTGGCGAGAAAATCAAGAACTAAAACCTCAGCAAAAGATATGGAAAAAAGTTTTCTAGGTAATACAAGTGTACGAGCACATGATGCATCCAATGCAAGTGGCTACAACTTCTTCTTGTAATAAAGGTGAGAAAAAGCTACATGCCATCTCAAGTGCCTCCAAAACAAAACTGAGATGATGCTGACAAACTCCACAATGTAATTGAATGTTAAAGCTCACAATTAAGATAAATCTGAATTGCAATCAAAATAACCAGAGGAAAAAGTTCAAAATTACTTAATTGACGTAAAAGGCATAGAGAGAACGAAAGGACTTGATAAAAGCAAATTGATATAAACTCTAATTTAACTGAATCTAGGAAAATTGTTTGCAAGTTCACCAAAAAAATGCAGACGTTACTTAAACATCATGAATGAACTCTTGCACATCAAAGGTCATTAACATATAACTCTAGCCAAGGGAATCCTCAAAGGTGGGAGCAATGACTCGTGCAAACAAGTAAAATATGGTCTGATGACAATCAGCAACATTTTGGTTCTTTTGAATCATTATGtttgtgaaaaaagaatatTTCTACAATGCATATCCGTAAAGTAGAGTTGAACTGCAAGTAGGAGTTATCAATCTAAAGCAAGCTCAAACTTCCTTTCGATCACTGTTTTAGAATTGCAAGTAAACACATTGCAATCTTCAATTCCCTTTGGAAGCAAATACATCACATTCTAAAGTCATACATTTTCATGTTCAAAATTTTAGGTCTTGGTTTTTAATGTCCAGCCTCAACAAATTCATTTGCTAAACAAGCAATTTAGTTGTTTCACATTTTATCAGCATTCTAAGTGAAAAACTGTTTAGTCTTCTCCATTTCAAATGCACACAATTAGCATTTTTCTAAACTAAAATCCTGAAAGAGAACCCAGGACTACGTTTGGTCCTATCGAAGGACTACATTATAGCAACAAGAATCTACCTTCAAGAAAGAGATCCTTTTGCTGAAGAGTATGAACTCAGCTAACACAATTGCTGGTGTGACTGCAATCTTAGCCATCTGATAAAACCCAACactgaaaatatgcattttgattAAGACTTAAACAAGTGAAAGGCATGATTACTGAGAAAGTAGATAATATATATTGCAACCTTACCTATTATACTTCAAGCTAACATTTGCAAGACCAGTTGAGAGGGACATAACAATACCAAGAGACAATAGGGAAGAATATTTAGTTGACTTTGGTGGTGAAGATAGAGAAAGAATGGATAAGGCCTTCAGAACAGCCATGATCAACCAACTACATATGTAGTGTATAAAGCTTAGAAAAATTGGATAATTAAATCCAACTTTAACAAGCACCTGTAAAATTCATCAgacaaaaatgtaaaaataataACCAAAAATATATTGGAATTGTACATCAATCTGATTCATGGGAGAGGAAGAGTTGACCAACCAACTTGTTCATCAAAATTATACTGACAGACACCAAAAAGTTAAATGCAAGAGCAACAGGAGGCCCAAGTGATGTCTGCTGACGCTTCCCACCTCCTAACGACCTTAACTTGCTAAATAAAGAGGATCGCACTTCCTCCAATGCTCTTCCTACATATGTTGCAATCAATGTACATTTATATGAgaaattttcaacaaaaaaaaaatctcataacAACCATACAaaagtgcaaatttttggattagTAAAGAGGCTTAGAAAGATGCCCTGTGGAAACTATGGTTCTGACCAGCTATGAATTTAGGTCTAAGAGTAATTTTCACAGATAAACTATCAAAGCATAGAGTATACATAGTTCTTATTGCAGCTAGGAACTAAAATCAGGAATGATTAAGCAAATTTCAGCTAAATACTAGCATCAACCAAAGAACACATAAGTTTCACAAGAATTTCTAAACAGGTTCTTCtctgaaaaaggaaaacagataTTCCTTCACATAATATTTACATAGTTGATTCGAAAACAGAAAAGGAGGGGGTCAAGTTCTTAAAGTCCATTTCAACTACATGTCTCACATTTTCAGTCCACAAATAGCTAGTAGTAGTGATGCATCAGCATCAGTAAGAACTCACTCTTACTGAGTAGCATACAATATGTTGACAATGAGACCTCCCACCTCAACCAcggaaaaatataaataataaataagtaataaataaaataaatcagaaaaaaatGCTGAAATAGTTGCTAGGCCTTAATTGAGTAGCACACGATATGTTGACAGTGAAACTCCCCACCCAACCATCCTGATCAAACTTGTATTTTCTTAAACAACGAAAAAGTTACATATGTTAACAATTAACCCCGCTAACACAAAAGTCTAGCAACTATCTCAGACGAAAATGAAGCACCAAGTGaagatgaaaaacttttaaataTGCATGTCAAATGGATGAAGCAAATTATAATAGTTGCATTCCCAAAACTATGAATGGTTTCATCTAACTTCAATACAGTAAAAACTAGCCGTTTCATACAATTCATCCTGTGACCTGAAGTTACCTATTTCCTAATTAAGAGATGAAAATGACATAAAATTGGTTCTCAAAAGAGATGAAAATGGCATAAAATTGGTTCACTTTTTGAAGCCTCGTCTTCGAACTATACTACTAAATGAACATTGCTTTAGTCAATCAATATCTTCGCTCAAAGCAAACTCATTTCCTAACGTGCTTATTAACCAAGCAGCATAACTTTCAACACGCCAAAAAAATGGAGCTCTTTTACTCATTTTCTTGAAGATCAGTCATATTAATTTAAtcatagaaatttttttttctccaattaGTAAGTAGATGTTAAGTGCTAACTGCAATGCCCATATAAAACAAAACTTCTGAAAAAAcgcgaaaagaaaagaagaaaagaggaaagaagaaagctttgatttttattttttaatttttcattctAATCTTTGCTAAAACAGAGCATATTGGCAAAAACCCGTAGAGTCAAGTCAAAGAAAAATGACAAAGACTGCATACTCGCAATCAGAAATGCAAGCAAAAGAAACCAGAAACAGAGAatctcttcaaaaaaaaatttatatatatatataaatcaaaagaaaggaaaagaaaagggagtgAAGTAGAAGAGTACCTCTTTCACCAGCGTCACTGTCCTTGCGCTTGAGAATTTTTCTGACATCTTTTCTGATCAGAAAGCCCAGCATTTCTCCCCCCCACTGATGTAATGCAGATTCACAGCATTCGATTTTTCAGAGCTTTTCTTCTTTGGTGCTTGTTATACAATTATTATATTCA
Protein-coding sequences here:
- the LOC113693867 gene encoding nucleotide-sugar uncharacterized transporter 1 isoform X1; this encodes MLGFLIRKDVRKILKRKDSDAGERGRALEEVRSSLFSKLRSLGGGKRQQTSLGPPVALAFNFLVSVSIILMNKLVLVKVGFNYPIFLSFIHYICSWLIMAVLKALSILSLSSPPKSTKYSSLLSLGIVMSLSTGLANVSLKYNSVGFYQMAKIAVTPAIVLAEFILFSKRISFLKVLALAVVSIGVSVATVTDLQFHLFGACVALAWIIPSAINKILWSNLQQQENWTAMALMWKTTPITLFFLLMMMPSLDPPGVLSFNWNFHNSAIIGGSAFLGFLLQWSGALALGATSATTHVVLGQFKTCVILLGGFLIFGSNPGLTSILGAMFALGGMSFYTYLNLHSQQQSVITSSRQSSFLLPKSKLSKENGDGHEETYGEEHV
- the LOC113693867 gene encoding nucleotide-sugar uncharacterized transporter 1 isoform X2; translated protein: MLGFLIRKDVRKILKRKDSDAGERGRALEEVRSSLFSKLRSLGGGKRQQTSLGPPVALAFNFLVSVLVKVGFNYPIFLSFIHYICSWLIMAVLKALSILSLSSPPKSTKYSSLLSLGIVMSLSTGLANVSLKYNSVGFYQMAKIAVTPAIVLAEFILFSKRISFLKVLALAVVSIGVSVATVTDLQFHLFGACVALAWIIPSAINKILWSNLQQQENWTAMALMWKTTPITLFFLLMMMPSLDPPGVLSFNWNFHNSAIIGGSAFLGFLLQWSGALALGATSATTHVVLGQFKTCVILLGGFLIFGSNPGLTSILGAMFALGGMSFYTYLNLHSQQQSVITSSRQSSFLLPKSKLSKENGDGHEETYGEEHV
- the LOC113693867 gene encoding nucleotide-sugar uncharacterized transporter 2 isoform X3 — translated: MSEKFSSARTVTLVKEVLVKVGFNYPIFLSFIHYICSWLIMAVLKALSILSLSSPPKSTKYSSLLSLGIVMSLSTGLANVSLKYNSVGFYQMAKIAVTPAIVLAEFILFSKRISFLKVLALAVVSIGVSVATVTDLQFHLFGACVALAWIIPSAINKILWSNLQQQENWTAMALMWKTTPITLFFLLMMMPSLDPPGVLSFNWNFHNSAIIGGSAFLGFLLQWSGALALGATSATTHVVLGQFKTCVILLGGFLIFGSNPGLTSILGAMFALGGMSFYTYLNLHSQQQSVITSSRQSSFLLPKSKLSKENGDGHEETYGEEHV